In Thermosynechococcus sichuanensis E542, a single genomic region encodes these proteins:
- a CDS encoding Uma2 family endonuclease — MTTLLAPAVTYLTPEAYLAQEVVATERHEYRQGELYTMPGGSVNHNELVRSLTVLLSLALKGQPYRVFVTDQRLWIPATQAYYYPDVMVTPKPVPLMEGRNDVVMQPIFIAEVLSPSTEDRDRGTKFFDYRQIATLQEYLLMSQDRPYVEQYLRQAEHQWLLTIWQDMTQELLLPSLQTSLKLSDLYAEVELGESQNKIP, encoded by the coding sequence ATGACCACACTATTGGCACCAGCGGTAACGTACTTAACTCCAGAGGCTTACCTTGCTCAAGAAGTGGTGGCAACGGAGCGCCACGAGTATCGTCAAGGAGAACTTTACACTATGCCGGGGGGCAGCGTTAATCATAATGAACTGGTTCGTTCCCTAACTGTGCTATTGAGCTTGGCACTCAAGGGACAGCCCTACCGCGTCTTTGTCACGGATCAACGCCTCTGGATTCCGGCAACCCAAGCGTACTACTACCCCGATGTCATGGTGACGCCAAAGCCCGTGCCCTTGATGGAAGGACGCAACGATGTGGTGATGCAGCCGATCTTCATTGCCGAGGTTTTATCCCCTTCCACAGAGGATCGCGATCGCGGGACAAAGTTTTTCGACTATCGTCAGATAGCGACCCTGCAGGAATATCTGCTGATGAGCCAAGATCGCCCCTATGTTGAACAATATTTGCGGCAAGCTGAACATCAATGGCTGCTCACTATTTGGCAAGATATGACGCAGGAACTACTGCTCCCCTCGTTACAGACTTCCTTAAAACTCAGTGATCTCTATGCAGAGGTTGAGTTAGGTGAGTCCCAAAACAAAATCCCTTGA
- a CDS encoding sulfurtransferase, giving the protein MTPYAVTASWLAEHLADPTVVIVDCRFDLMDTTRGQREYAQGHLPGAYYLDLEQDLSSPRQKHGGRHPLPDPEKLAARLNQMGVTPETLVVAYDDSRFAYAARCWWLLRWLGHDRVAVLDGGYRAYRAAGHPITSVVPPPRPGNFKPHPHPEWVVDRAAVIAAQADPQTVIVDAREPRRYRGEMEPIDPIAGHIPGAVNYPWQAIADEQGRLKSVAELQAHWQPLAKAAQIIVYCGSGVTACVDILGLAIAGLHQTKLYAGSWSDWCSYLAAPNDCSL; this is encoded by the coding sequence ATGACCCCCTATGCCGTAACGGCGTCTTGGTTGGCTGAGCATTTGGCAGATCCAACGGTCGTGATTGTGGACTGCCGCTTTGACCTCATGGACACGACGCGCGGGCAGCGGGAGTATGCCCAAGGGCATCTGCCGGGCGCTTATTATCTCGACCTAGAGCAGGATCTCTCTAGCCCCCGGCAAAAACATGGCGGGCGTCATCCCTTACCTGATCCCGAGAAACTCGCAGCACGCCTCAACCAAATGGGGGTTACCCCGGAAACGCTGGTGGTGGCCTATGATGACTCGCGGTTTGCCTATGCGGCTCGTTGCTGGTGGCTGTTGCGCTGGTTGGGGCACGATCGCGTGGCGGTGCTTGACGGTGGCTATCGCGCCTATCGGGCAGCGGGGCATCCGATCACTAGTGTTGTGCCACCGCCTCGGCCGGGAAATTTCAAGCCTCATCCGCATCCGGAGTGGGTGGTGGATCGGGCGGCTGTGATTGCTGCTCAAGCGGATCCCCAGACGGTGATTGTAGATGCCCGTGAACCCCGTCGCTATCGCGGTGAAATGGAACCCATTGATCCGATCGCGGGTCATATTCCCGGCGCAGTGAATTATCCCTGGCAGGCCATCGCCGATGAACAGGGACGCCTCAAATCGGTTGCGGAACTGCAAGCCCACTGGCAGCCTTTGGCGAAGGCCGCGCAAATCATTGTCTATTGCGGATCGGGGGTGACGGCCTGTGTGGACATTTTGGGGCTGGCGATCGCTGGCCTGCATCAAACCAAGCTCTATGCGGGCAGTTGGAGTGATTGGTGTTCCTATTTGGCGGCACCTAATGACTGTTCGCTATGA
- a CDS encoding NAD-dependent epimerase/dehydratase family protein, which yields MRVLVIGGDGYCGWATALYLSNRGHDVAILDSLIRRHWDAELCVETLTPIAPIQHRLQRWQDLTGKKIGLYIGDICNYHFLERAMLEFQPEAIVHFGEQRSAPYSMIDREHAVFTQVNNVVGTLNLLYAIHTHNPDCHLVKLGTMGEYGTPNIDIEEGYITIEHNGRKDTLPYPKQPGSFYHLSKVHDSHNIHFACRIWGLRATDLNQGVVYGVLTEETGMDELLINRLDYDGIFGTALNRFCIQAAIGHPLTVYGKGGQTRGFLDIRDTVRCIELAVNNPAAPGEFRVLNQFTEQFSVGDLAHKVQEAGKALGLKVEIQHLENPRVEKEEHYFNAKNTKLLDLGLQPHYLSDSLLDSLLNFAIKYKDRVDVNHILPKVKWRA from the coding sequence ATGAGAGTCCTCGTAATTGGCGGTGATGGTTACTGCGGCTGGGCAACAGCCCTTTATCTTTCAAATCGTGGCCATGATGTTGCGATTTTGGATAGCTTGATTCGGCGTCATTGGGATGCTGAACTCTGTGTCGAGACCCTCACGCCGATCGCCCCCATTCAGCACCGTCTGCAACGCTGGCAGGATCTCACGGGTAAGAAAATTGGCCTCTACATTGGTGATATTTGCAATTATCACTTCCTTGAGCGCGCCATGCTCGAGTTTCAACCTGAGGCGATCGTCCACTTTGGCGAACAGCGCTCCGCCCCCTACTCCATGATTGATCGGGAGCATGCTGTCTTCACCCAAGTCAATAACGTGGTCGGCACCCTCAACCTGCTCTACGCCATCCATACCCACAACCCCGACTGCCACTTGGTGAAACTGGGCACGATGGGTGAATACGGTACCCCCAACATTGACATTGAAGAGGGCTACATCACCATTGAGCACAATGGTCGCAAAGATACACTCCCCTATCCGAAACAACCCGGTAGCTTCTATCACCTCAGTAAAGTTCACGATAGCCACAACATTCACTTTGCCTGCCGCATTTGGGGCTTGCGCGCCACCGATTTGAACCAAGGGGTGGTCTATGGTGTGCTCACCGAAGAAACAGGCATGGATGAACTGTTGATCAACCGCCTTGACTACGATGGTATTTTTGGCACCGCCCTTAATCGCTTCTGCATTCAAGCGGCTATTGGTCATCCCCTCACCGTCTATGGCAAAGGCGGGCAAACTCGCGGTTTCTTGGATATTCGCGATACCGTGCGCTGCATTGAATTGGCCGTGAACAACCCCGCCGCACCGGGTGAATTCCGCGTCCTCAACCAGTTCACAGAGCAATTTAGTGTTGGTGACCTTGCCCACAAAGTGCAAGAAGCGGGTAAAGCCCTCGGTCTCAAGGTGGAAATCCAACACCTCGAAAACCCCCGTGTTGAAAAAGAAGAGCACTACTTCAACGCCAAGAACACCAAACTGCTGGATTTGGGACTCCAGCCCCACTATCTGTCGGATTCGCTCCTTGACTCACTGCTGAACTTTGCCATCAAATACAAAGACCGGGTGGATGTCAACCACATTCTGCCGAAAGTGAAATGGCGCGCCTAA
- a CDS encoding iron uptake porin translates to MSRIFPGLVLTSPILFLGVLAGAATAADTSLTNFSATQFQTPTAGAESLTTLPTSTTLVAQNRRRNLSVPSVAELEAGSAATTTSMGQVTSVSQLSDVRPTDWAYQALASLVEKYGCIAGYPDGTFRGNRAATRFEMAAALNACLDVISDRFATKEDLETLRRLMQEFANELAVIKGRVTNLEGRVANLEATQFATLTKLNATVIFNISDILTNDRALEPGAPLQVPRPKIDDNTVANSRVRLNFDTSFYGKDRLRLRLQAANITSYSGLTRTNMGRLGYDGTNDNQFELQKAFYSFPVTSRGQMILDFVGGEFNDNFNNFNPFLQSSDTGALSRFGRFNPIYRAGNAQNAAGVSFKYDIVQNKERGTGVTLNIGYLAPNANDPDRTGRNGLNGFFNGAYAALAQVDVRPVKNLALGVTYTHSYGLDPFGSTGSSSSLPRSPNPARPSAAQPLGSFTVPNPSPPPPQIQASNVPNQASDAIGFQFTYRPIKQLNIAGWAGYANVYGVRGNALAGGRREAEIVNWAITFASPDLWRKGDLLGLIFGQPPQLVSIRNVPGRAGDGSYTRFNSYHLEGFYRFAVNRNISITPGVIAIFNPNSNSNNDPIVVGAVRTTFSF, encoded by the coding sequence ATGTCCCGTATCTTTCCGGGCTTGGTATTGACCTCGCCTATTTTATTTTTAGGTGTGCTGGCAGGTGCAGCTACAGCAGCCGATACCTCTTTGACCAACTTTAGTGCCACTCAGTTTCAAACCCCTACTGCTGGTGCTGAATCCTTAACCACCCTGCCAACCAGCACAACGCTTGTTGCCCAAAACCGTCGCAGAAACTTATCTGTCCCTTCAGTTGCAGAACTAGAGGCTGGTAGTGCCGCGACAACGACGAGCATGGGTCAAGTGACCTCGGTCAGCCAACTGTCGGATGTGCGCCCCACCGACTGGGCCTACCAAGCCTTAGCGTCACTGGTGGAAAAATACGGCTGTATTGCGGGTTATCCCGATGGCACCTTCCGCGGCAATCGAGCAGCGACACGTTTTGAAATGGCTGCGGCCTTGAACGCCTGCCTCGATGTGATTAGCGATCGCTTTGCCACCAAGGAAGACCTTGAAACCCTGCGCCGCCTGATGCAGGAATTTGCCAACGAACTCGCCGTCATCAAAGGCCGCGTCACCAACCTTGAAGGCCGCGTTGCTAACCTCGAAGCCACCCAATTTGCTACCCTCACCAAACTCAACGCCACCGTTATCTTCAACATTTCCGATATTCTGACGAACGATCGCGCATTAGAACCGGGTGCCCCTCTGCAGGTTCCTCGACCAAAAATTGATGACAACACGGTTGCTAACTCACGCGTACGTCTGAACTTTGACACGAGCTTCTACGGCAAGGATCGCCTAAGGTTGCGTCTGCAAGCGGCTAATATCACTTCCTACAGTGGATTAACAAGGACCAATATGGGGCGTCTTGGCTATGATGGCACTAATGACAATCAATTTGAACTACAAAAAGCCTTCTACAGCTTCCCTGTCACCAGTCGGGGGCAAATGATCCTTGACTTTGTGGGGGGTGAGTTCAACGACAACTTTAACAACTTTAACCCCTTCCTCCAATCGAGTGACACGGGTGCCCTCTCCCGCTTTGGGCGCTTCAACCCCATCTACCGTGCAGGAAATGCTCAAAACGCTGCGGGGGTGAGCTTCAAGTACGATATTGTGCAAAACAAAGAGCGCGGCACTGGCGTGACCCTCAACATCGGTTATTTGGCGCCCAACGCGAATGATCCTGATAGAACCGGTAGAAATGGCCTCAATGGCTTCTTCAATGGTGCCTATGCCGCCCTCGCCCAAGTGGATGTCCGCCCGGTCAAGAACTTGGCCTTGGGGGTGACCTACACCCACTCCTATGGGCTTGATCCATTTGGCAGTACGGGTAGTAGTTCTTCGCTTCCGCGGTCTCCTAATCCGGCGCGGCCCTCTGCTGCACAGCCACTGGGCAGCTTTACAGTACCGAACCCATCACCACCGCCCCCACAGATCCAAGCGAGCAATGTTCCTAATCAAGCTTCTGATGCTATAGGCTTCCAATTTACCTACCGCCCCATTAAGCAACTTAATATTGCAGGTTGGGCAGGCTATGCCAATGTCTATGGCGTTCGAGGCAATGCTTTGGCCGGTGGTCGTCGGGAAGCTGAGATTGTCAACTGGGCCATCACCTTTGCTTCTCCCGATCTCTGGCGGAAGGGTGATCTGTTGGGCTTGATCTTTGGTCAGCCTCCTCAGTTGGTTAGCATCAGGAATGTACCAGGTAGGGCTGGCGACGGAAGTTATACTCGCTTTAATTCTTACCATCTAGAGGGCTTCTACCGCTTTGCGGTGAATCGCAACATCTCGATTACTCCCGGTGTGATTGCGATCTTTAATCCCAACAGCAACTCCAACAACGATCCCATCGTCGTGGGTGCTGTGCGGACAACCTTTAGCTTCTAG
- a CDS encoding S41 family peptidase, with amino-acid sequence MKHWAILGVGVALLGMPPALGGTSTLKDAPKALVDEAWQIIYRSYLDRSFNRLDWQAIRQELLSQPYGDRESAYRVIQQTLVRLNDPYTRFLPPQEYRQLLLQTQGQQVDVGLTLVESGEHFRIQAIQAGSVAAKADLQVGDEILAINGRGSDRLTLERANLALRGPAGSKLRLLVRREGKPQPFSVELTRAGEIPRTVNFQVLNHPRVGYIRLSGFNSRSQQQMQEAIEILQREKVQGFILDLRHNPGGLLEAGIEISRQWLDSGVIVRIQQNQREETIRARQRALSQLPLVVLVNQASASASEILAAALQDQGRATVVGTPTFGKVRVQAVHELGDGSALVVTVARYLTPKGRDLAAGGITPDVLVTVDPSTDLELRLNPNLVARPTDPMVAKALELLSTKISNARHVQ; translated from the coding sequence GTGAAACACTGGGCAATTCTCGGAGTCGGTGTTGCGCTATTGGGAATGCCGCCAGCCCTAGGGGGCACCAGTACGCTCAAGGATGCTCCCAAGGCCTTGGTGGATGAGGCGTGGCAAATTATCTACAGGAGCTATCTGGATCGCAGCTTCAATCGCCTTGATTGGCAGGCTATTCGTCAGGAGTTGCTCTCCCAACCCTATGGCGATCGCGAGAGTGCCTATCGGGTAATTCAGCAAACCCTTGTCCGCCTCAATGATCCCTATACCCGCTTTCTGCCGCCCCAAGAGTACCGTCAACTGCTCCTGCAAACCCAAGGCCAGCAAGTGGATGTGGGTCTCACCCTCGTGGAGTCGGGGGAACACTTTCGCATTCAGGCAATCCAAGCGGGGTCGGTGGCCGCTAAGGCGGATCTGCAGGTGGGAGATGAAATTCTGGCCATCAACGGGCGTGGGAGCGATCGCCTGACCCTAGAGCGAGCTAATCTGGCATTGCGAGGGCCAGCGGGCAGTAAACTGCGCCTACTAGTGCGCCGTGAGGGCAAACCCCAACCCTTTAGTGTCGAACTCACCCGCGCCGGTGAAATTCCGCGTACAGTGAATTTTCAAGTCCTGAATCATCCGCGGGTGGGTTACATTCGCCTCAGTGGGTTTAATAGCCGCTCTCAACAACAGATGCAAGAGGCGATCGAAATCCTGCAACGAGAGAAGGTTCAAGGCTTCATTCTGGATTTGCGCCACAATCCGGGGGGACTTCTAGAAGCCGGTATTGAAATTAGCCGCCAATGGCTCGATTCTGGCGTGATCGTGCGCATTCAACAAAACCAGCGAGAAGAGACGATTCGTGCCCGCCAACGCGCCTTGAGTCAGTTGCCCCTTGTGGTCTTAGTGAATCAGGCCTCCGCCAGTGCCAGTGAAATTTTGGCCGCTGCTCTACAGGATCAAGGGCGGGCCACAGTGGTGGGGACACCAACCTTTGGCAAGGTGCGGGTTCAAGCGGTTCATGAATTGGGGGATGGCTCTGCCCTTGTTGTGACGGTAGCTCGCTATTTGACACCTAAGGGTCGGGATCTTGCGGCGGGGGGCATCACTCCCGATGTGCTGGTGACGGTCGATCCCAGTACTGATCTCGAATTGCGCCTCAATCCCAACTTGGTGGCACGCCCCACAGATCCAATGGTGGCTAAGGCCTTAGAATTATTGAGCACTAAAATCAGTAATGCCCGTCATGTCCAGTGA
- a CDS encoding DUF3685 domain-containing protein, translating to MSPITADASPNFGLIIVEGEDVVRLGLWTGIQQQLGIEPLVFHDGHGLITYLENTSLDQERNPWIVLCDAQLTVNDAATPWLWQWLKQHYPTLRVILTVRPAALELVSLAQQAGVEGIYHRNTALSDLLAGILAIAQGEIVHTVTPPKPPLSVLFPKRWDRWRYQVLQQGLAEMDAWLQALDQYLGRSRLSALERLVGEGRHREIRAARWLVSRFLPQPSQAPPAPLVSPLRPQIEIISQLVDRCLQRLQSDLLNLTARPLELEVLTLQQRRELLYTILRQWDLLVRTLQATPPSIEFLHQRGNTLLQDLWEQSLREFFRPYRFALGSDADLIELLLTERETVTTVYLQAVPFVAEMLAHVLTQHPLRIHQQTYRYGTAAALEILDALLDHWLLTVANGIVYPLLNQCPYSEVIQHTFFQPQYTSTREMERFRNALSWHYRWQRWVKEPQNIFESRLVLLRLTERGIQELALTVPRQKELMQLEGIPYALTLALEARDALAPPVRAIVAWVGKGVVYLLTQLIGRGLGLIGRGILQGIGQSVSGGWSRSEAQKTSSKP from the coding sequence ATGTCCCCTATCACTGCTGATGCCTCCCCCAACTTTGGTCTCATCATTGTTGAGGGCGAGGATGTGGTGCGCCTTGGCCTTTGGACCGGCATTCAGCAGCAGTTGGGGATTGAGCCACTGGTCTTTCACGATGGCCATGGTCTGATCACTTATCTGGAAAACACGTCTCTCGATCAGGAACGCAATCCTTGGATTGTGCTCTGCGATGCCCAACTCACAGTCAATGATGCCGCCACCCCTTGGCTGTGGCAGTGGTTGAAGCAGCACTATCCTACCCTGCGGGTGATTCTCACCGTCCGACCCGCTGCCCTTGAATTAGTCTCCCTTGCCCAACAGGCGGGTGTTGAAGGCATTTACCATCGCAATACAGCCCTGAGTGATCTCCTAGCAGGCATTCTGGCCATTGCCCAAGGGGAAATCGTTCACACAGTAACGCCCCCCAAGCCGCCCTTAAGTGTGCTCTTTCCCAAGCGGTGGGATCGGTGGCGGTATCAGGTTCTCCAGCAGGGACTGGCGGAAATGGATGCGTGGTTACAGGCTTTGGATCAATACTTGGGGCGATCGCGCCTCTCCGCTCTTGAACGGCTCGTGGGTGAAGGTCGCCATCGGGAAATTCGCGCTGCCCGCTGGTTGGTCTCCCGTTTCTTGCCACAGCCAAGTCAAGCACCCCCTGCGCCCCTGGTGTCGCCGCTGCGTCCGCAGATTGAGATTATTTCCCAACTGGTGGATCGCTGCTTGCAACGGCTGCAGTCGGATCTATTGAACCTCACGGCGCGGCCTTTGGAGTTAGAGGTGCTCACCCTCCAACAGCGGCGGGAACTGCTCTATACCATCCTGCGGCAGTGGGATCTCCTTGTGCGCACCTTGCAAGCCACACCCCCCAGTATTGAGTTTCTGCACCAGCGGGGCAACACCTTACTACAAGACCTCTGGGAACAGAGCCTGCGGGAGTTTTTTCGTCCCTATCGTTTTGCCCTCGGCAGCGACGCCGACCTGATTGAACTGCTGCTCACCGAAAGGGAAACCGTGACCACCGTCTATCTTCAGGCGGTGCCCTTTGTAGCCGAAATGCTCGCTCATGTATTAACTCAACACCCCCTCAGGATCCATCAGCAGACCTATCGCTATGGCACGGCTGCCGCCTTGGAGATCCTCGATGCCCTCCTTGATCACTGGCTGCTCACTGTCGCCAATGGCATTGTCTATCCGCTCCTGAATCAGTGTCCCTATAGCGAGGTGATTCAACACACCTTTTTTCAGCCGCAATACACCTCAACGCGGGAAATGGAACGCTTTCGCAACGCCCTCTCCTGGCATTACCGCTGGCAGCGTTGGGTCAAGGAACCGCAAAACATCTTTGAAAGTCGCTTGGTCTTACTGCGGCTGACAGAGCGCGGGATTCAGGAACTGGCGCTGACCGTCCCCCGTCAAAAGGAGTTAATGCAACTGGAGGGCATTCCCTACGCTCTGACCTTGGCTCTTGAGGCTCGCGATGCCTTGGCACCCCCCGTACGGGCAATAGTGGCTTGGGTCGGCAAGGGGGTAGTGTATCTGCTGACGCAGTTGATTGGGCGCGGTTTGGGACTCATTGGCCGCGGCATTTTGCAGGGGATTGGCCAATCGGTAAGCGGTGGCTGGAGTCGCTCTGAAGCCCAAAAGACCTCATCCAAACCTTAA